The following proteins come from a genomic window of Liolophura sinensis isolate JHLJ2023 chromosome 13, CUHK_Ljap_v2, whole genome shotgun sequence:
- the LOC135480381 gene encoding toll-like receptor 4, translating into MYAKTQFTSLAATSILALVVSVLATINVLASHSGNLPVSYARSQRKTTDLHNDGKNWNEFRKTKSIGTKYVSMTLNPLCYLTGTFPCLCAVSLGDDVIIDCSHRNLTFVPKNIPQNVTELLLSYNKIETLPNGVFMSYHYLQSLDISYNNLSYLGSGAFDGLHQLRTLRLDGNPFKMSNKTFPDDVFDSLKGLVLLSLKSNLYVDDPEIQYPDVALGKLSSLETLLINGLSNKTFGEGVRNMTSLQTLDLSWTSSFRSISKDTFVNFCDVPLKNLLLSHCDLRWVHKEAFTYLPNIDTIDYSYNKKLEIKGVGISFYGLQNSTIRKIVMQWVHAKSYMTVVKKEDVQYIKNTNLEELHAENNTIGQLEEDVLLLLPLSIKVLRVSWNNIQTNIRQLFHLSRLKSFTEFDASYQTVFSSGAFGRTPKADRKIEFNETSPELRKIRLNTSRTKNTTGNHVDFGIIVPPNLWLVNVSDMYKLRMTIPYFKLINSSLSHLNVADNLLDKWIGPVEGSETLLHLDLTGNNCYEVSETFFAYATNLETLLIGNNRLGKDFSENTFHNLTKLNRLDINHNQLETVGRNLFSRLTNLTYLNLSGNYLSNWKANISGLVKLRNLDLSNNKLKALPLSLCRDLDTIHQFSPIQIDIHGNKLQCTCKTEYFIEWLTQTKIDIRNLNSTSCTLENGTVLSLSGSTSILNHLQRHCRSYTVLTGGLCAGVALFLIMALLGIVRRHRWKLRYLFYMATNWRKRTGYQRLDTAEENPFSYDIFVSYEDSDRTFIREQVIPRLERDAGLKLCVDKRDFIPGLYVTDNILHAIQNSRKTVVFLSRKFLKSKWCVYEMNMARMEAIHSGRDVLVMVLTEKIPTSQLSADIVDVIHNQTYMEMTNNRYGEALFWERLASAIKAN; encoded by the coding sequence ATGTATGCAAAGACACAATTTACTTCACTGGCAGCTACGTCGATCTTGGCGCTCGTAGTTAGCGTCTTAGCAACAATAAACGTTTTAGCCAGCCACTCGGGCAACCTACCAGTGAGTTATGCGCGGAGTCAGAGAAAAACCACAGATCTCCACAACGATGGCAAAAACTGGAATGAGTTCAGGAAAACCAAAAGTATCGGCACCAAGTATGTAAGCATGACACTAAATCCACTGTGTTATTTGACTGGTACCTTTCCATGCCTTTGTGCTGTATCGTTAGGTGATGATGTCATTATAGACTGTTCGCACAGAAATCTAACATTTGTACCTAAAAACATCCCCCAGAATGTCACCGAGTTACTTCTCAGCTATAATAAGATTGAAACTCTTCCAAATGGTGTTTTTATGAGCTACCACTATCTACAATCACTGGACATCTCATACAACAACCTATCCTATTTGGGGTCAGGAGCGTTTGACGGATTACATCAACTGAGAACACTGCGTCTGGACGGAAATCCCTTCAAGATGTCCAACAAAACGTTTCCTGACGACGTATTCGACTCTCTTAAGGGTCTTGTTTTGTTAAGTTTAAAGTCTAACTTATACGTTGATGACCCCGAGATTCAATACCCGGATGTTGCCTTGGGTAAACTCTCTTCACTGGAGACGCTTCTAATCAATGGATTGTCGAACAAGACATTTGGAGAAGGCGTTCGCAATATGACATCACTTCAAACATTAGACCTTTCTTGGACATCTTCATTTAGGTCCATATCTAAAGATACATTTGTCAACTTCTGTGATGTTCCTTTGAAGAATTTATTGCTAAGCCACTGTGATCTGAGGTGGGTCCACAAAGAGGCTTTCACATATTTGCCAAACATCGACACTATTGACTACAGCTACAATAAGAAGCTGGAGATTAAAGGAGTGGGAATCAGCTTCTATGGTCTCCAGAACTCTACAATTCGGAAAATCGTGATGCAATGGGTTCATGCAAAATCATATATGACTGTTGTTAAGAAGGAGGACGTACAGTACATCAAGAACACGAACCTTGAGGAATTGCACGCAGAAAACAACACCATTGGCCAACTGGAGGAAGATGTACTTCTGCTTTTGCCGTTATCAATCAAAGTGCTCCGCGTGTCATGGAACAATATACAGACAAACATAAGGCAATTGTTTCACCTTTCACGGTTGAAAAGTTTCACTGAATTCGATGCGAGTTACCAGACAGTATTTTCTAGTGGAGCGTTCGGTAGAACGCCCAAGGCAGATCGTAAAATTGAATTTAACGAAACATCGCCAGAATTGCGTAAAATTCGCCTCAACACTTCGAGAACCAAAAACACAACAGGAAATCACGTGGATTTTGGCATAATTGTTCCTCCAAATTTATGGCTGGTGAACGTCAGTGATATGTACAAACTGCGTATGACCATCCCGTATTTTAAACTCATCAATTCAAGCCTCAGCCATTTGAATGTCGCTGACAACCTTTTGGACAAATGGATAGGTCCCGTCGAAGGTTCAGAGACACTTCTTCATCTTGATCTAACGGGCAATAATTGCTACGAAGTTTCAGAGACGTTTTTCGCCTATGCGACAAATCTGGAAACATTGCTCATCGGAAACAACAGACTCGGAAAAGACTTTAGCGAGAACACGTTTCATAATCTCACTAAACTAAATCGCCTGGACATAAACCACAATCAACTTGAAACGGTTGGGCGCAACTTGTTCTCAAGACTAACAAACCTCACTTATCTGAACTTGTCCGGAAATTACCTTTCGAACTGGAAAGCGAACATTTCCGGTCTAGTCAAACTTAGGAATCTAGATTTATCCAACAACAAACTAAAAGCTCTCCCTCTGTCATTATGTAGAGATCTTGATACTATCCACCAATTCTCCCCCATCCAAATTGACATCCATGGGAACAAACTTCAGTGCACCTGTAAAACGGAGTATTTCATAGAGTGGTTAACACAAACCAAAATTGACATCCGCAATTTAAATTCCACTTCCTGTACTCTGGAAAATGGCACAGTGTTATCTTTGTCAGGCAGCACATCCATTCTGAATCATCTTCAGCGGCACTGTCGATCTTACACTGTTCTAACTGGTGGATTATGCGCAGGTGTGGCTTTGTTCCTGATAATGGCGCTACTTGGAATCGTCCGCCGACATCGCTGGAAACTACGTTATCTGTTCTACATGGCGACTAACTGGCGAAAGAGAACGGGTTACCAGAGACTGGACACCGCCGAAGAGAATCCCTTTAGTTACGACATTTTTGTGTCTTATGAAGACTCGGATCGAACCTTCATCCGTGAACAGGTTATTCCCCGTCTGGAAAGGGACGCTGGCTTAAAACTCTGTGTAGACAAGAGAGATTTCATACCTGGACTCTATGTTACTGATAACATTCTACACGCCATACAGAACAGCAGGAAAACCGTGGTCTTCCTCTCTCGAAAATTCCTGAAGAGCAAATGGTGTGTGTACGAGATGAACATGGCTCGGATGGAGGCGATTCATAGCGGCAGAGACGTACTGGTGATGGTTCTGACAGAGAAAATACCGACCAGTCAACTTTCCGCTGATATTGTAGACGTCATTCACAACCAGACGTACATGGAGATGACGAACAACAGGTACGGCGAGGCGCTCTTCTGGGAGAGACTTGCCTCGGCCATTAAGGCTAACTAA
- the LOC135480384 gene encoding toll-like receptor 4: MYAKTQFTSLAATSIFALVVSVLATINVLASHSGNLPVSYARSPRKTTDLHNDGKNWNEFRKTKSIGTKYVSMTLNPLCNLTGTFPCPCAVSLGDDVIIDCSHRNLTFVPKNIPQNVTELLLSYNKIETLPNGVFMSYHYLQSLDISYNNLSYLGSGAFDGLHQLRTLRLDGNPFKMSYKTFPEDVFDSLKGLVLLSLKSNLYVDDPEIQYPDVALGKLSSLETLVINGLSNKTFGEGVRKMTSLQTLDLSWTPSFTSISKDTFINFCDVPLKNLFLSHCDLRWIHKEAFTYLPNIDTIDYSYNKNLEIKGVRMSSYGLQNSTIRKIVMRRVHAHPYLTVVTKEDVQYITNTNLEELHLDNNTIGQLEEGVIQLLPLSIKVLRASWNNLQTNTRQMRHLLRLKSITEIDASYQEVPAFGRTPKVDRKIHFSETSAELRKIRPNTSKNKNATENHVDFGIILPPNLWLVNISDTYKLRFAIPYLEFTSSSLSHLNAANNLLEKWIGPVKGSETLRHLDLTGNNCYKVSETFFAYATNLETLLIGNNRLGRDFREITFHNLTKLNLLDMNHNQLETVGRNLFSRLTNLTYLNLSGNYLSNWRSNISGLVKLRNLDLSNNKLKALPLSLCRDLDTIQQFTPIQVDIQGNQLQCICDTEYFIEWLTQTKVYIRNLNSTSCTLENGTVLSLSGSTSILNHLQRHCRSYTVLIGGLCAGVALFLIVLLVGIVRRHRWKLRYLFYMATNWRKRTGYQRLDTVDQNPFGYDAFVSYEDSDRTFIREQVIPRLERDAGLKLCIDKRDFLPGLYVTDNILHAIQNSRKTVIFLSRKFLKSKWCVYEMNMAWMEGIHSGRDVLVMVLTEKIPTSQLSADIVDVIHNQTYMEMTNNRYGEALFWERLASAIKQFSPIQVDIQGNQLQCICDTENFIEWLTLTKVDIRNLNSTSCTLENGTVVSLSGSTSILNHLQRHCRSYTVLIGGLCACLALFLIVLLVGIVRRHRWKLRYLFYMATNWRKRSGYQRLDTAEENPFGYDAFVSYEDSDRTFIREQVIPRLERDAGLKLCIDKRDFLPGLYFTDNILHAIQNSRKTVIFLSRKFLKSKWCVYEMNMAWMEGIHSGRDVLVMVLTEKIPTSQLSADNVDVIHNQTYMEMTNNRYGEALFWERLASAIKAN, encoded by the exons ATGTATGCGAAGACACAATTTACATCACTGGCAGCTACGTCGATCTTCGCGCTCGTAGTTAGCGTCTTAGCAACAATAAACGTTTTAGCCAGCCACTCGGGCAACCTACCAGTGAGTTATGCGCGGAGTCCGAGAAAAACCACAGATCTCCACAACGATGGCAAAAACTGGAATGAGTTCAGGAAAACCAAAAGTATCGGCACCAAGTATGTAAGCATGACACTAAATCCACTGTGCAATTTGACTGGTACCTTTCCATGCCCTTGTGCTGTATCATTAGGTGATGATGTCATTATAGACTGTTCGCACAGAAATCTAACATTTGTACCTAAAAACATCCCCCAGAATGTCACCGAGTTACTTCTCAGCTATAATAAGATTGAAACTCTTCCAAATGGTGTTTTTATGAGCTACCACTATCTACAATCACTGGACATCTCATACAACAACCTATCCTATTTGGGGTCAGGAGCGTTTGACGGATTACATCAACTGAGAACACTGCGTCTGGACGGAAATCCCTTCAAGATGTCCTACAAAACGTTTCCTGAGGACGTATTCGACTCTCTTAAGGGTCTTGTTTTGTTAAGCTTAAAGTCTAACTTATACGTTGATGACCCCGAGATTCAATACCCGGATGTTGCCTTGGGTAAACTCTCCTCACTGGAGACGCTTGTAATCAATGGATTGTCGAACAAGACATTTGGAGAAGGCGTTCGCAAAATGACATCACTTCAAACATTAGACCTTTCTTGGACACCTTCCTTTACATCCATATCTAAAGATACGTTCATCAACTTCTGTGATGTTCCtttgaagaatttatttctTAGCCACTGTGATCTGAGGTGGATCCACAAAGAGGCTTTCACATATTTGCCAAACATCGACACTATTGACTACAGCTACAATAAGAACCTGGAGATTAAAGGGGTGAGGATGAGCTCGTATGGTCTCCAGAACTCTACAATCCGGAAAATCGTGATGCGACGGGTTCATGCACATCcatatttgactgttgttacGAAGGAGGACGTACAGTACATCACGAACACGAACCTTGAGGAATTGCACTTAGACAACAACACCATTGGCCAACTGGAGGAAGGTGTAATTCAGCTTTTGCCGTTATCAATCAAAGTGCTCCGCGCGTCATGGAACAATTTACAGACAAACACGAGGCAGATGCGTCACCTTTTACGGTTGAAAAGTATCACTGAAATCGATGCCAGTTACCAGGAAGTACCAGCGTTCGGTAGAACACCCAAGGTAGATCGTAAAATTCATTTTAGCGAAACATCGGCAGAATTGCGTAAAATTCGCCCCAACACTTCGAAAAACAAAAACGCAACAGAAAATCACGTGGACTTCGGCATAATTCTTCCTCCAAATTTATGGCTGGTAAACATCAGTGATACGTACAAACTGCGTTTCGCCATCCCGTATTTGGAATTTACCAGTTCAAGCCTCAGCCATTTGAATGCCGCTAATAACCTTTTGGAGAAATGGATAGGTCCCGTCAAAGGGTCAGAGACACTTCGTCATCTTGATCTAACGGGCAATAATTGCTACAAAGTTTCAGAGACGTTTTTTGCCTATGCGACAAATCTGGAAACATTGCTCATCGGAAACAACAGACTCGGAAGAGACTTCAGAGAGATCACGTTTCATAATCTCACTAAACTAAATCTCCTGGACATGAACCACAATCAACTTGAAACGGTTGGGCGCAACTTGTTCTCAAGACTAACAAACCTCACTTATCTGAACTTGTCCGGAAATTACCTTTCGAACTGGAGATCGAACATTTCCGGTCTAGTCAAACTTAGGAATCTAGATTTATCCAACAACAAACTAAAAGCTCTCCCTCTGTCATTATGTAGAGATCTTGATACTATCCAGCAATTCACCCCCATCCAAGTTGACATCCAGGGGAACCAACTTCAGTGCATCTGTGACACGGAGTATTTCATCGAGTGGTTAACACAAACCAAAGTTTACATCCGCAATTTAAACTCCACTTCCTGTACGTTGGAAAATGGCACAGTGTTATCTTTGTCAGGCAGCACATCCATTCTGAATCATCTTCAGCGGCACTGTCGATCTTACACTGTTCTAATTGGTGGATTATGCGCAGGTGTGGCTTTGTTCCTGATAGTGCTATTGGTTGGAATTGTCCGCCGACATCGCTGGAAACTCCGATACCTGTTCTACATGGCGACTAACTGGCGAAAGAGAACGGGTTACCAAAGACTGGACACCGTCGACCAGAATCCCTTTGGTTACGACGCTTTTGTGTCTTATGAAGACTCGGATAGAACCTTCATCCGTGAACAGGTTATTCCCCGTCTGGAAAGGGACGCTGGCTTAAAACTCTGTATAGACAAGAGAGATTTCCTACCTGGACTCTATGTTACTGACAACATTCTACACGCCATACAGAACAGCAGGAAAACCGTGATCTTCCTCTCTCGAAAGTTCCTAAAAAGCAAATGGTGTGTGTACGAGATGAACATGGCTTGGATGGAGGGGATTCATAGCGGCAGAGACGTACTGGTGATGGTTCTGACAGAGAAAATACCGACCAGTCAACTTTCCGCTGATATTGTAGACGTCATCCACAACCAGACGTACATGGAGATGACGAACAACAGGTACGGCGAGGCGCTCTTCTGGGAGAGACTTGCTTCGGCCATTAAG CAATTCTCTCCCATCCAAGTTGACATCCAGGGGAACCAACTTCAGTGCATCTGTGACACGGAGAATTTCATCGAGTGGTTAACACTAACCAAAGTTGACATCCGCAATTTAAACTCCACCTCCTGTACGTTGGAAAATGGCACAGTGGTGTCTTTGTCAGGCAGCACATCCATTCTGAATCATCTTCAGCGGCACTGTCGATCTTACACTGTTCTAATTGGTGGATTATGCGCATGTCTGGCTTTGTTCCTGATAGTGCTGCTGGTTGGAATTGTCCGCCGACATCGCTGGAAACTACGTTATCTGTTCTACATGGCGACTAACTGGCGAAAGAGATCGGGTTACCAAAGACTGGACACCGCCGAAGAGAATCCATTTGGTTACGACGCTTTTGTGTCTTATGAAGACTCGGATCGAACCTTCATCCGTGAACAGGTTATTCCCCGTCTGGAAAGGGACGCTGGCTTAAAACTCTGTATAGACAAGAGAGATTTCCTACCTGGACTCTATTTTACTGACAACATTCTACACGCCATACAGAACAGCAGGAAAACCGTGATCTTCCTCTCTCGAAAGTTCCTAAAAAGCAAATGGTGTGTGTACGAGATGAACATGGCTTGGATGGAGGGGATTCATAGCGGCAGAGACGTACTGGTGATGGTTCTGACAGAGAAAATACCGACCAGTCAACTTTCCGCTGATAATGTAGACGTCATCCACAACCAGACGTACATGGAGATGACGAACAACAGGTACGGCGAGGCGCTCTTCTGGGAAAGACTTGCTTCGGCCATTAAGGCTAACTAA